A genomic stretch from Penicillium digitatum chromosome 4, complete sequence includes:
- a CDS encoding Peroxin 11B, producing the protein MIQQFCRFVKSGAGLEKTLRLIQCTSQVVAALTMSSALAMQLTTVKLQLALTRRYFRFFGFIDSFQRMSMLLGKDGFNSVAGMLELAKCACFGLYLVLEDLTMLHAMGVYTVRWHDRVMDQANTFWFYALFFSVAGAIWALLVGPAEQLSKKNGKRENQKTTSEKATSVQPTAASAWAKQIVVDGCDSLIPLELLGWMPTGDVVVGSTMVLSTLLTAQEIWVSV; encoded by the exons ATGATCCAACAATTTTGTCGCTTTGTCAAATCGGGCGCTGGTCTTGAAAAGACCCTTCGTCTGATTCAATGCACGTCGCAGGTTGTTGCTGCACTCACTATGAGCAGTGCCCTGGCCATGCAATTGACCACGGTCAAACTGCAATTGGCATTGA CGCGGAGATATTTTCGCTTCTTTGGGTTTATTGACTCGTTCCAGCGCATGTCTATGTTGTTGGGCAAAGATGGATTCAATTCTGTGGCTGGGATGCTCGAACTAGCTAAATGCGCTTGCTTTGGCCTTTACTTAGTCCTGGAAGACCTGACCATG CTTCATGCAATGGGTGTCTACACAGTGCGCTGGCATGACCGTGTTATGGACCAGGCCAATACTTTCTGGTTCTATGCGCTCTTTTTCTCCGTTGCTGGAGCAATTTGGGCGCTGCTCGTCGGTCCTGCGGAGCAGCTTTCCAAGAAGAATGGCAAGAGAGAGAACCAGAAGACCACTTCTGAGAAGGCTACCTCGGTCCAACCAACGGCTGCCTCTGCCTGGGCCAAGCAGATCGTGGTGGATGGCTGTGATTCGCTCATCCCGCTGGAGCTTCTGGGCTGGATGCCCACCGGGGATGTGGTGGTTGGATCGACCATGGTATTGAGCACACTGCTGACTGCTCAAGAGATCTGGGTCTCAGTATGA